A genomic stretch from Lathyrus oleraceus cultivar Zhongwan6 chromosome 2, CAAS_Psat_ZW6_1.0, whole genome shotgun sequence includes:
- the LOC127123467 gene encoding uncharacterized protein LOC127123467: MDKFVDQLAVEVFLIKNPVPFLLADFYHTFHTRHEKKGCTFLCCTPMLHLWMRGRMPQSGPFAENKLTWPQRFTSLSANSIIWYKREWDTKDVIARCGKFSNVPLIGTQGCINYNPAILKRQLGYAMTNPPEERDFIPFVINTVDPLDSNVKRVRKAWTRIVRIDHEWGKTNILAKEPYYVWAKERARIVKMPFLFYPSSFPLMPEPEPILQEDMDKLTSQIKELELENTQLRVQLNRAKECNHVLEDKGKQVCEKFEDSKKRPRLAEGKESGLVELYKELLLS, encoded by the coding sequence ATGGACAAGTTCGTGGATCAATTAGCAGTTGAAGTCTTTTTAATAAAGAATCCAGTGCCTTTTTTACTTGCCGATTTCTACCATACCTTCCATACAAGGCATGAGAAGAAGGGATGTACTTTCCTTTGTTGCACTCCTATGCTACATCTTTGGATGAGGGGCCGCATGCCTCAAAGTGGACCCTTCGCCGAAAACAAATTGACATGGCCGCAAAGATTCACATCTCTCTCTGCCAACTCAATTATATGGTACAAGAGGGAATGGGATACAAAGGACGTCATCGCAAGATGTGGAAAGTTCTCTAACGTACCCTTAATAGGAACgcaaggttgcatcaactacaaccctgctatACTCAAGAGACAACTAGGGTACGCCATGACGAATCCCCCCGAGGAAAGAGATTTCATTCCATTTGTCATCAATACCGTGGATCCACTTGATTCAAACGTGAAAAGAGTGAGAAAAGCTTGGACAAGAATAGTCCGTATTGACCATGAATGGGGTAAGACAAACatcctagccaaggaaccctactaTGTGTGGGCAAAAGAGAGGGCTAGGATTGTTAAGATGCCATTTCTTTTTTATCCTTCTTCATTCCCGTTGATGCCCGAGCCTGAGCCTATCCTACAAGAGGACATGGACAAACTTACCAGCCAAATCAAAGAGCTCgagttggaaaacactcaacTACGAGTCCAACTAAATCGTGCCAAGGAATGTAACCACGTCTTGGAGGATAAGGGTAAGCAAGTCTGTGAAAAATTTGAAGATAGCAAGAAAAGGCCTAGATTAGCCGAGGGCAAAGAGTCTGGGTTGGTGGAGCTTTACAAAGAGCTACTTCTGAGCTAG